GATGCGGCCGGCAATATGCGCCCACTTTCTGAGTTGTGGACTTCGGAGGGCAATCGCGCTCCCTCTTGGATTCGTATGATTCTTGCTTGTGTCCGCATGATGGGAGCAGCCCCGCTTTCTGGAACCTTGCGCTTTGCCTGGGATGACTCCGCAAAGATGCGTGCGGATCTGGCACAACAGGAGATATAGAAGATATCCATCCGAACAGCGATGCCGTATGCCCTTCCGCTTGTTCTCTTATAAAGCATCTTTCGTGATCGGAGTCTTCTGTCTTCGGCTATGCTGATGTGCAGAAGGAGAAGGCATCCGCATGATTCACTTCGACTTAGCGCATCGCAAGGTTCATTACCCTGATGACCGCCGCTTCAGAATCTGGATCGACCGGCGTTTCGTCTATGCGTTCCTACTGCTCGTATTCGCCGCCTTCGCTGCTGCATGGATTCAGCGAATAGGTTGGGGCCTTCCGCATATCTCCATCAACCCAGATCTGGATCAGGGCAAGATCAGTGGCCCCCATGGCTTTCCTGGATGGATTCGCTGGACACACTTCTTCAATTTTCTCTTTCTTACCATGCTGATTCGTAGTGGTCTGTCGATTCTGATGGATCACCCCCGCCTGTATTGGAATGACGACTGCACCGCGAACTCCGAGTGGATACGCTTTACTCCTCTTCGAGTCCCAACGGACCGAATCTGGACCGCAAAGGATGATGCTCGATATATCACCCCGCTAGTTGGACTCCCTGGATACAGACATACAGTCGGCATGGCTCGTTCGTGGCACTTCATCAATGTCTATGGATTTGTGTTGACGGGTGTGGTCTTCGTGGTTGGACTTTGCACGACCGATCAGTGGTTGCGGCTGGTTCCCACATCGCCAGCAATCTTCAGCGAGGCATGGGCGACCTTCGTGCACTACGCAACCTTTACGCTGCCACCAGAGCCCAACGGATTCTACGGGTACAACGCGCTTCAACAGCTCGCTTATTTTTCCACTGTGTTCATCATGGCTCCGCTATCGATTCTGACCGGGCTGGCGATGTCGCCCGCCTTGGTGAACAGGGCACCATGGTATGCGCGGCTGTTTGGCGGAAGGCAGTCGGCGCGCTCGATTCACTTCCTGATGCTGGTGGGGTTCTCGGCTTTTATCGTCGTACACGTCACGCTGATTGTGCTGACTGGGTTTACCCGGAACATGAACCACATTGTTCTGGGCAAGGATGCAGCAAGTTCGCTCGGTCTATGGCTTGGGCTGACCGGAATCGCAGTTGTGGTTTGCGCATGGATTGTTGCTCATCTTGTGGCCTGGAAGTATCCGCGAAGAGTTCAGCACGCGCAGAAAGCCATATCGCAACCTGTGCGTCTTGCAACACTCAATCGGCTCTCTCCTATCCACACCTACACGCGCGATCAGATCTCTCCTCGTATGTGGCCCAACGGGATGCTTCCCCTAAGAGAAGACTGGAAGGCGCTACGCGACCAGGGATTTCGAGATTATCGACTGAAGATTGGCGGCCTGGTGGAGCACCCTCTCGAGCTCTCGCTGGCCGAGATGGAAGAGATTGGGCGCAGCGAAACCATTAGCATGCATCACTGCATCCAGGGGTGGTCAGGAATCGCGGGCTGGGGAGGAATCTCCTTAGCGAAGATCATCGAACTCGCGCATCCATACCCAACGGCCCAAACCATTGCCTTCTACTCCTATGGCGAAGGTTTATATGGAGGGACATATTACGATACGCAGTCCATCGAGAATGCACTGAAGCCAGGAAGTATGCTCGCCTATGAAATGAACGGCAGCAGGCTCAAAGAAGAGTATGGCGCTCCTCTGCGTTTGAGAGTGGACAATCAACTTGGATACAAGATGGTGAAGTGGGTCGAACGAATCGAGTTTGTGGAATCCGAGAAGGTCGTTGGTAAAGGAGAGGGCGGCAAGAACGAAGATGACGAATATTTTGATCTGTTACCGAATATCTAATGTCCAACTCTGACGCGCATCGTAATGCAAATACCAACTTTGCTCACGTCGAGCTTCTGCTGGAGAGGCTACGCCTGCCCTTCCTGTTGCGGCATCTTCCTTCAAAGCTCGTCTGGACAACTTACGTTTGCATCAATTGCTTCATCAGCATTGCGCTTTTAGCGCTGCTCGCCGAGGTCAGCGGAAGCCCTTTTGTCTTCCCCTCACTCGGCCCCACGGCATATCTCTTCTTCTTCTCTCCGCTGGCAGAGGTTTCCAGCCCCCGAAACACGATTCTGGGCCATGCAGTTGGATTGATCTGTGGGTATGGGGCATTCTGGGTTACCGGAATGCACGCTTTTTCTCAAGCGACAGGGCAAGGAATCTACTGGCCACGAATTTTTGCTGCCGCGCTGGCGCTTGCAGCGACCGGCGCCCTGATGGTGCTGTTCTCTGTCAGCCACCCTCCAGCAGGAGCTACTACACTGATCGTCGCGCTCGGAATCCTCGCAAAGTTTCAATACCTCTTCGTCATTGAAGCTGCCGTTGTTTTGCTCACCATCCAGGCTTGGGTCTTCAACCATCTGGCCGGATTACCTTATCCGAAGTGGCACACCCCAAAGGGATGAATCGCCGCATGCACAAAGCATCGCAAAGTCTTTAAACTCGTCACAAACTGTTTGACATAGATAATCTATGCCAGGTACGGTCGTATGACATAGACAGTCTATGTTAGGTTGAGGTGTCAAAAGTGAAACGCGATGAAATTCCCCCTGGAACGCTCTCCATGCTCATTTTGAAAGCGCTCTCACTGCATGGGTCGCTGCATGGATTCGAGATGGCGAACTTCATTCAGCAAAGCTCAGAGGATGTGCTTCAGGTGGAAGAAGGCTCACTCTACCCTGCATTGCAACGCATGCTCATCAAGGGCTGGGTGACAGCTGAGTGGGGAGTTACAGATGGCAATCGCCGCGCACGCTACTACAAACTGACCGCCTCGGGTCGCAAACAGCTTGCCACCGAACTCTCACAGTTTCAACGCGTCTTCGGGGCGATCAACCGCATCGTCCAGACTGCATAGGAGCCGGATATGTCTTTGAACGAAGCTCTACGACGCATACAGATGTTGTTTCAAGGCAATCGCTTTCAGCAGGACCTGGAGGAAGAGATGCGTCTGCATCGAGAGCTTCGTGAGGAAGAGTACATCGAGCGCGGCGAGAATCCAGAAGTGGCGCACAGAACTGCAAACCAGAAATTTGGCAATCCCACTGTACTTCGGGAGAAGAGTTATCGGGCTTGGGGATGGAATGGTCTCGCGACCGTTCTGCAGGATCTCCGCTATGGAATGCGTTCCATGATGCGCAGTCCCGCGCTAACGCTTGTGGCGTTGTTGTCACTGGCGTTGGGTATCGGAGCGAATACAGCCATCTTTAGCTTTCTGGATGCGGTGATGCTTCGTTCGCTGCCAATCAAAGATCCGAAACAACTCGTCCTTCTAGGAGAAGGACTCGATAGCGGCCAAACTGATCGTTACGGCTCGACCGATCTCTATTCCTACCCCTTCTTCCGGCAGTTGCAACAGAGAAACGCTGTCTTCTCTGATGTTGCGGCAGTTCTAAGCATGCGCAATGATGTTCACGGTACAGTCGACGGACGTGATGAGACAGAGTTAATCCATGCGCAGATTGTTTCGGGCAACTACTTCGCAACGCTTGGTGTGCAACCGGTGATGGGAAGAATGTTGAACGAGGCTGACGACAGCAGTGAGGGCGATCATCCCGTCGTTGTCATCAGTGATACGTGGTGGAAACGCGGGCTGGCAGGCGATCCCAATGTACTTAATCGCAAGATCAAATTGGGCACAACAACCTTCAACATCGTAGGCGTTGCTCCGGCCGAGTTTTTCGGAACAAAAGTTGGCGAGAAACCTGACATATGGGTGCCCGCTTCCATGATCCAGTCCGTGCCTCCGAACTGGAACTACTACAAACAGAACTTCTCACAGTCCTTCTTGATCGTTGGGCGCTTGAAACCGGGCACCACAATCAAACAGGCTACTTCAAATGTGGATGTACTTTATCACCAGATCATTCGCGGTTTCTCTGACGTGGATACCAGCAAGAGGAACATGGAACATCTGGATGAGGCGCACGTCCAGCTGACCTCTATGGCCACTGGCATCTCGGGTCTGCGTCAGACCTTCTCTGAACCATTAAAAATCCTGATGGCCATTACAGCGTTGGTTCTACTGATCGCCTGCGCTAATATTGCAAACCTGTTGCTGGCTCGCTCGACAGTGCGTGTACGCGAGTTCGCGGTCCGACAGGCTCTTGGCGCGCAGCGCGGTAGGTTGGTGCGGCAGCTACTAACAGAGAGCCTGCTACTAGCGACAATCGGCGGCATGCTTGGTGTTGCATTTGCCGCGTTTGCCAATCGCCTGTTGCTGCGCATGATCTCTTCTGGACCAGATGTGATTCCGCTGGATGTCTCGATCAACATGCGGTTGCTGCTGTTCTGCATGGCGATCACGGTTCTTACTGCACTTATCTTCGGTTGCATCCCGGCGTTGCGCGGTACGCGAATTGCGATTACAGAGACGTTGAAAGATGGCCGCAGCACGTCGAATACAAACGTGCGAAATCCGCTTGGCAAATCGCTCATCGTCTTACAGGTAGCGATTTCACTCGTGTTGATGGTGGGGGCGATTCTCTTCATACACAGTCTTGCCAACCTGAACAAAGTCGATACCGGTTTTAATCGCGAAGGCGTGCTGCGGATGGAGATCGACGCAACAGTAACGAACATCAAGCCTAGCGATCCGCGAATGATCTCTATGTTTAGGGAGATCGAGGAACGCGTGAGCACCTTACCCGGAGTTAAGGCTGCGAGTTTTGCTGCATTCTTCTACCACCAGGGAACCTGGAATAACAGCATTCATGTTCCTGGTGTTCCCTACAACGAGAACATCGACGTCAATCACAACGTCATTGGCGACGGCTACTTCAAAACAATGCAGATTCCTCTGCTGGCCGGGCGCAGCTTCGGACCACAGGACACGTCAACCTCGCAACGCGTCGCCATCATCAGCGAGAGTGTAGCCAAGAACCTCTTCCCAGCAGGCGTCAATCCGATTGGTCATCACTACTACACACCGTCGGAACAGCCTGCGAATGACCGGGTCGTCATAGGGATTGCGAAAGACGTCAAGCTCAGAAACCTGAATGAAGAACAACAATACATCGACTATTTTCCGAGCACGCAGTCTCCGTGGGGCTTCCAGCACTTTGCTGTGCGCTATGACGGGGATGTTACGATGATCGCAAATGCAGTACAGCAGACAATCCACAGCATTAACCGAACACTGCCGATCGGCAACATTACTACGCTCGACAAGCAGGTAGCCAGCTCAATCACCAATCAGCGTCTTGTGGCACAGCTCTCCGCTTTCTTTGGAGCACTGGCTGTTTTCCTTTCCTGCATTGGGATCTATGGTCTGATGTCGTATATGGTGGGCCGACGAACCAATGAGATCGGTATTCGTATCGCCATCGGAGCAACACGAGCAAACGTGCGTTGGCTGGTCATGCGAGAGATTGTGCTGCTGGTTGCTATCGGGGTCGCAATTGGAATCCCCGCTGCTTTCGCTGGAAACCATATCGTCGGCAGTATGCTCTTTGGCCTCAACGGAATGGATGTAGCCAGCTTGTTGTGTGCAATTCTTGCCTTGCTCGGTGTTGCTATCGTCGCAGGCTATCTGCCCGCGCAACGTGCTGCACGGGTCGATCCTATGGTTGCACTTCGCTACGAATGAGGGACCATTATCCTCCCAACTCCGTGATGTTAAAAATGCATGAATGTAAAACGGCGTCGAGAGATCGCGAGCCTCAAGTAAAGTATCTTCATGCGCATGCCGCGGGTAGCCTATCTTCCCGATTCCTTCCATGAGATTAACGGCGTTGCGCATACTAGTCGCAATTTCGCGGCCTATGCTGAACGGCATAACTTGCCCTTCCTTTGCATCCGCGCTGGCTCGCGTCCGCACCCCTTCGAACAGATTGCGGAACAGCGTACATTGGAGTTGCCGCGATCACGAGCAGCCTTTCAACTGGAGAAAGACCTCCAGTTCGATCCTCTCTTCTTCCGTCATGCCGGAACGATCAAACGTGAGTTACTTCGTTTTGCTCCAGATATTATTCACATCACCGGCCCCAGCGAGCTGGGCATCTTTGGTGCTTACTTCGCCTGGGAACAGGGGATTCCGCTGGCAGCCTCGTGGCATACCAATGTGCATGAGTACGCCGCCCGCAGGCTGGAGTGGCTGACACGACATCTTTCTCCAAGCTCTGCACACGGCCTTGAGCAACACGTTGAGGCTGGCTCCCTCTGGGCCACCGCGCGGTTCTACTCGCTTGCACGGGTGCTCTATGCACCGAACGAAGAGCTGTGTCACATGCTCGAGCAGGCTACACATCGCCGATGCCATCTGATGCAACGCGGTGTTGAAACAGAGCAATTCTCGCCAGCGCATCGCACGCGGCCTATCGATGATTCCACCCTGGTATTGGGTTATGTCGGAAGATTGTCGATCGAGAAGAACGTCGCCTTGCTGACACAGATTGAGCTTGCTCTCCTTGAGCGTGGCATCTCGAACTTCCGGTTTTTGATCGTAGGTCATGGAGCGGAGGAGGCTGCTCTGCGCTCAGCGCTCACCCACGCAGATTTACCTGGAGTCCTTCGCGGTGCCGATCTTGCCCGCGCCTATGCCAACATGGACATCTTTGTCTTTCCCTCGCACACCGACACTTTCGGTAATGTTGTGCTGGAGGCGTTATCGAGTGGCGTGCCGGCGATTGTTACCCCCGACGGTGGCCCGAAGTACATCGTGCGCGATCAGCAGACCGGTTTCATCGTTCCGGATGAAGGTTTCGTCCCGGCCATCGCAGCTCTCGCGCAGGATCGGAACCGCCTTACCGAGATGCGAGTCGCGACACGTGCCTATGCGCTTGCATGCAGTTGGGACGCAGTCTTCGACCGGGTTTACAAAGGCTATGAAGATGCGCTCAATGAAAAACGAGAAGCATCCTACGCGACTGATACACACGGGTAAACAAGAAGCTAACGGTTGGCCATGGAGCTATGGCGCGCGCTACGCAGTTCGATCGCCTGGGTTAGGATACGGTCCGCCATCGCGATCTTAGTGCTTTCCTGCAGTTCCGTCGTCTCCGCTGGAGTCAGGAACCACCCGGCATTACGATCTGAATCAAAGCCGGTTACAGTTCCCGAAACATCATTGACGACCAACGCATCGACACCTTTGCGTGCAAGCTTTGCTCGCCCATTAGCGAGTACGTTCTCCGTCTCCGCGGCAAAACCCACTACGAGGGTACCCGGCTTCTTTCGCTCGACAATCTCACGCAGAATATCGGAGGTCGGCTCAAGCTGGAGAGTCCGGGGACCTTCTCTCCTGATCTTTTGGAGCGACGCCTCGGCAACACGATAATCGCTGACGGCGGCAGCCATCACAACAAGACTGGCTTCCCCAAACCGGGCTAGCACGGCAGAGCGCATCTCCTCGGCGGTCGTAACCGGAATCATCTCGCACCCCTCTGGCATTGGCAACGATGTAGGTGCGCTAATCAGAATGACTCGCGCCCCACGACATCGCGCGCGGGCAGCCAGTGCGTAACCCATTTTTCCGCTGGAACGATTCCCGATAAAACGGACCGGGTCAATCGGCTCGCGCGTTCCGCCCGCAGTAATCAGAACCGTCTCCCCGGCAAGATCCTGCAATGGCGGGGTGTTATGCGAAAGCACCTCAGCAACTGCGGCGACGATTGAGCTTTCCTCCGCGAGGCGACCACCGCCAACCATCCCACAGGCGAGGTAACCGCTGTTTGGTTCTACGATAGTTACCCCACGTTGCCGAAGAACCTCAAGATTTGTCTGCGTGGCAGGGTGCTGCCACATGACGACATTCATCGCAGGAGCCACAATCACCGGAGCGGTGGTCGCAAGATACATTGTCGTGAGGAAGTCGTCGGCGACACCGTGGGCAAATTTGGCGAGGATGTTGGCGGTTGCAGGTACGACGATCAGGGCAGCAGTGGTTTGGGCTTCGTTAATATGCTCAATGCCTGAAACCTCACCGCCGGAGGCGCCTGCATCTTCGCTCCACAAGCTGGAGATCACCTTGTGGCCAGTAATCGCGGAAAAGGTTAGGGGCTGGATAAACTTCTCGGCTGCTTCGGTCATGACCACGTGCGGATCGAAGCCCGCATCCTGAAGCTGGCGCACGACTTCGACAGCTTTATAAGCTGCGATTCCGCCGGTAACCGCTACGGTGACCTTTACGCGCTCGGTAGCCATCTGCAACCCCTCCGCTTCTATATATACGCCTTTGTATGCTCGACCACGAGGAACAGCTGCGCAAGAGCGTGAACGTTATCATTCCTAACGAATTGCAGCCATTGCGGCGCGAAAGAGGGTTTCAAAGTCTTCAGCGACCGAGGAATCCTTTTCGATAGCAGTCTCTATGGCCTTCTGGGCGACAGGACGAGCATATCCAAGATTGACCAGCGCGGAGAGAGCATCGTCCCCAGCGGGTCCATGGTGCGGGCCTGCGACTGCTTGCGGCACAGCCATATCGTCAAGCTTGTCTTTCAGCTCAAGCACCACCCGCTCGGCGGTCTTCTTTCCGATCCCAGGGATCTTGGTCAGTGTGGCATGATCTCCGCCACGAATCGCAGCGACGAGCCGGTCGGACGAGATTCCGCTCAGGACGGTGATAGCGAGCTTTGGTCCGATACCGCTGATGGTCAACAGCCGCTCGAAGAGACGCTTCTCCTGAGTATCCGCAAAACCGAAGAGCGCAATCTGGTCTTCACGCACATGCGTATGGATGAACAGTTGGGCTTCAGCACCCTCAGCGGGAAGCTCGGAGAAAGTTGTGACCGAGATTGCGACGTCATAGCCGACGCCGTTGCAGTCGATGATGGCCTGGTTGGGTGTCTTGGAGAGCAGGCGTCCGCGAAGGTGAGCGATCATGCTTTCACGATTCTAACTGCCAGACCTTAAGCGGTCGCGGATTGAGACATGGAAAGGAACAACTCCATTGATGGTAGCCACGGACATCGCGTACTATCGAGCGGCAACAAGGACCCTAAAACAAGAACGCAATCTTTTGTCCGAGGAGGCGTGATGAAAGCAGATTCAAAGAGCTTCAACCCCTGGGTAAGGTTCTCTGCAATTACGGCGACATGCGTTGCCATGATGTTGCCCATCGTGCCTGGCGAAGCTTCCGGCCAGACGGACTTGAAGCCACAGACGATGCCTGGTATTGGACAGGTGGATGCTCGATATCTCTCCTACAACATTGAGGCGGTTGAAATTACGGGTGGGCGATTCTGGAAACCCTACAAAGACATCGAGGCCCAACAATCGGCGCGCACGGCGCAGGTAGACGAAAACCATACGGTAGGGATGGACCCAGCGTTGTTCCAGTATCGTTCTCCGATCAACCTGGAGAATCCTCGACTACGTAAGCTCACCTTGGCTCTGGGACCCGCGTATGTCCGGGTGAGCGGCACCTGGCGAAACAGCACGTATTTCCAGGACAACAATGAGCCCGCCCTGAAAGAGCCTCCGAAGGGCTTCAACAGCGTGATGACACGCGCCGAGTGGAAAGGCGTGGTGGACTTCTCTCGTGCCACGGATGCGCAAATCGTCACATCGTTCTCTATCAGTCCTGGAGTAAGAGATGCTGATGGCGTATGGACGCCACAGCAGGCAAAAGAGGTGCTGGATTACACGAAGCAGATCGGCGGCCGTATTGCGGCAGCGGAGTTTATGAATGAACCAACGTATGCAGTGATTGGTGGGGCTCCACGAGGATATGACGCGACTGCATTTGGCAAAGACGTCAAGGTTTTCAAGATGTTTTTGCGTGCCGAGTCTCCGGCA
This portion of the Edaphobacter sp. 4G125 genome encodes:
- a CDS encoding glycosyltransferase — encoded protein: MRMPRVAYLPDSFHEINGVAHTSRNFAAYAERHNLPFLCIRAGSRPHPFEQIAEQRTLELPRSRAAFQLEKDLQFDPLFFRHAGTIKRELLRFAPDIIHITGPSELGIFGAYFAWEQGIPLAASWHTNVHEYAARRLEWLTRHLSPSSAHGLEQHVEAGSLWATARFYSLARVLYAPNEELCHMLEQATHRRCHLMQRGVETEQFSPAHRTRPIDDSTLVLGYVGRLSIEKNVALLTQIELALLERGISNFRFLIVGHGAEEAALRSALTHADLPGVLRGADLARAYANMDIFVFPSHTDTFGNVVLEALSSGVPAIVTPDGGPKYIVRDQQTGFIVPDEGFVPAIAALAQDRNRLTEMRVATRAYALACSWDAVFDRVYKGYEDALNEKREASYATDTHG
- a CDS encoding ABC transporter permease codes for the protein MSLNEALRRIQMLFQGNRFQQDLEEEMRLHRELREEEYIERGENPEVAHRTANQKFGNPTVLREKSYRAWGWNGLATVLQDLRYGMRSMMRSPALTLVALLSLALGIGANTAIFSFLDAVMLRSLPIKDPKQLVLLGEGLDSGQTDRYGSTDLYSYPFFRQLQQRNAVFSDVAAVLSMRNDVHGTVDGRDETELIHAQIVSGNYFATLGVQPVMGRMLNEADDSSEGDHPVVVISDTWWKRGLAGDPNVLNRKIKLGTTTFNIVGVAPAEFFGTKVGEKPDIWVPASMIQSVPPNWNYYKQNFSQSFLIVGRLKPGTTIKQATSNVDVLYHQIIRGFSDVDTSKRNMEHLDEAHVQLTSMATGISGLRQTFSEPLKILMAITALVLLIACANIANLLLARSTVRVREFAVRQALGAQRGRLVRQLLTESLLLATIGGMLGVAFAAFANRLLLRMISSGPDVIPLDVSINMRLLLFCMAITVLTALIFGCIPALRGTRIAITETLKDGRSTSNTNVRNPLGKSLIVLQVAISLVLMVGAILFIHSLANLNKVDTGFNREGVLRMEIDATVTNIKPSDPRMISMFREIEERVSTLPGVKAASFAAFFYHQGTWNNSIHVPGVPYNENIDVNHNVIGDGYFKTMQIPLLAGRSFGPQDTSTSQRVAIISESVAKNLFPAGVNPIGHHYYTPSEQPANDRVVIGIAKDVKLRNLNEEQQYIDYFPSTQSPWGFQHFAVRYDGDVTMIANAVQQTIHSINRTLPIGNITTLDKQVASSITNQRLVAQLSAFFGALAVFLSCIGIYGLMSYMVGRRTNEIGIRIAIGATRANVRWLVMREIVLLVAIGVAIGIPAAFAGNHIVGSMLFGLNGMDVASLLCAILALLGVAIVAGYLPAQRAARVDPMVALRYE
- the coaBC gene encoding bifunctional phosphopantothenoylcysteine decarboxylase/phosphopantothenate--cysteine ligase CoaBC, which translates into the protein MATERVKVTVAVTGGIAAYKAVEVVRQLQDAGFDPHVVMTEAAEKFIQPLTFSAITGHKVISSLWSEDAGASGGEVSGIEHINEAQTTAALIVVPATANILAKFAHGVADDFLTTMYLATTAPVIVAPAMNVVMWQHPATQTNLEVLRQRGVTIVEPNSGYLACGMVGGGRLAEESSIVAAVAEVLSHNTPPLQDLAGETVLITAGGTREPIDPVRFIGNRSSGKMGYALAARARCRGARVILISAPTSLPMPEGCEMIPVTTAEEMRSAVLARFGEASLVVMAAAVSDYRVAEASLQKIRREGPRTLQLEPTSDILREIVERKKPGTLVVGFAAETENVLANGRAKLARKGVDALVVNDVSGTVTGFDSDRNAGWFLTPAETTELQESTKIAMADRILTQAIELRSARHSSMANR
- the ruvA gene encoding Holliday junction branch migration protein RuvA, with amino-acid sequence MIAHLRGRLLSKTPNQAIIDCNGVGYDVAISVTTFSELPAEGAEAQLFIHTHVREDQIALFGFADTQEKRLFERLLTISGIGPKLAITVLSGISSDRLVAAIRGGDHATLTKIPGIGKKTAERVVLELKDKLDDMAVPQAVAGPHHGPAGDDALSALVNLGYARPVAQKAIETAIEKDSSVAEDFETLFRAAMAAIR
- a CDS encoding molybdopterin-dependent oxidoreductase, producing MIHFDLAHRKVHYPDDRRFRIWIDRRFVYAFLLLVFAAFAAAWIQRIGWGLPHISINPDLDQGKISGPHGFPGWIRWTHFFNFLFLTMLIRSGLSILMDHPRLYWNDDCTANSEWIRFTPLRVPTDRIWTAKDDARYITPLVGLPGYRHTVGMARSWHFINVYGFVLTGVVFVVGLCTTDQWLRLVPTSPAIFSEAWATFVHYATFTLPPEPNGFYGYNALQQLAYFSTVFIMAPLSILTGLAMSPALVNRAPWYARLFGGRQSARSIHFLMLVGFSAFIVVHVTLIVLTGFTRNMNHIVLGKDAASSLGLWLGLTGIAVVVCAWIVAHLVAWKYPRRVQHAQKAISQPVRLATLNRLSPIHTYTRDQISPRMWPNGMLPLREDWKALRDQGFRDYRLKIGGLVEHPLELSLAEMEEIGRSETISMHHCIQGWSGIAGWGGISLAKIIELAHPYPTAQTIAFYSYGEGLYGGTYYDTQSIENALKPGSMLAYEMNGSRLKEEYGAPLRLRVDNQLGYKMVKWVERIEFVESEKVVGKGEGGKNEDDEYFDLLPNI
- a CDS encoding HPP family protein; the encoded protein is MSNSDAHRNANTNFAHVELLLERLRLPFLLRHLPSKLVWTTYVCINCFISIALLALLAEVSGSPFVFPSLGPTAYLFFFSPLAEVSSPRNTILGHAVGLICGYGAFWVTGMHAFSQATGQGIYWPRIFAAALALAATGALMVLFSVSHPPAGATTLIVALGILAKFQYLFVIEAAVVLLTIQAWVFNHLAGLPYPKWHTPKG
- a CDS encoding PadR family transcriptional regulator: MKRDEIPPGTLSMLILKALSLHGSLHGFEMANFIQQSSEDVLQVEEGSLYPALQRMLIKGWVTAEWGVTDGNRRARYYKLTASGRKQLATELSQFQRVFGAINRIVQTA